Within the Comamonadaceae bacterium OTU4NAUVB1 genome, the region CGCCCTGGCGTTCGCGCGCCTGGAGAACCACTATTTCACCCATGCGGCCTGGCTGGAGGAAGGCCAGCTGCTGCGCGACGCCCACCGGCTGCACGGCATTCCCGGGGTGATCGTGCACGGCCGCTACGACATGCCGTGTCCGGCGCGTCATGCCCACGCGCTCCACCGGGCCTGGCCGGAGGCGGCGTTCCATCTCGTGGAGGGCGCCGGCCACGCGTGGTCGGAACCCGGCATCGTCGAGCGCCTGGTGGCGGCGACCGACCGGTTCGCGCGCCAGGACCCGACCTAGGCCGCGCGCTCAGGGCGTCGCGCGCCGGGGCACCGGGTAGCGTTTGCCGTCGAAGCGCAGCGTGATCGAGCGGAAGGTCGCCGGCTGCTCGCGCGTCACGCATTCCTCGCCCTGCAGGCTCGAGCGGCTGCGCGACGCGGTCTGAGACAGCAGGAGGTCGGCGCGGCCGTTGCTCGCGCCGCGCGCGACCGACACGCTGCCGCGCACGGCCTGGAAGTCGCCGCTGCACTGGCTGTCCCAGACGCCGCGCTCCAGCGTCACCTCCAGGTCGTCGAGCACCTTGTCGAGCTGCGTGCCCTGCGCCTGCGGCACGTACAGCGCGAGGCGCTCGCTCTCGTAGGGATCGGCGCGCGTCGTGCCGCGCACCACCGTGCGCACGCCGAAGGCCCGGGCGTCCGGCGCGAGCACGTAGCGGGCGGTGTCGACCTTGAGCGTCGCGACGGTGCGGTCGTCCTCCACCACCAGCGCGCGTGGCTCGAACAGGCGCCCGACGATGCGCGCGCGCTCGGTGTTGCCGTTGTCGGCCTGCTGCACCACCAGCACGTCGAGGTCGTACTCGGTGACGTCCGGATCGGTGGCGGGCCGCAGCAGGGGCAGCAGCACGATGAAGCGGCCGAGCATGCCGCGCCAGGGCTCGCAGACCGCCCGCTCGTGGTCGAGCGTGCGCTGCGGATGCAGCTTGCCGTGCATGCGCTCGGCCAGGCCGGTGTCGCAGGCTGCGTGGCCGAGGCCGCAGGTGCCCGCCAGCAGGGCCGCCGCGAGGCGCGCGCGCAGCAGCGTCATCCGATCGGTCCGCCGAGCCAGCGCGCGGCGGCCGCGCGCAGGGTCGCGGGATCGCCCGTGCCCGTCAGACGCACGGTGCCGGCATGCGCGGAGATGCCCACGCCCACGCCCACGCCCACGCCAGCGCCAGCGCCCGGGTCCATGGCGTCGCCGTCGTCCTCGCCCGCCACCGGCGCCAGGGTGCCGGCCGCCGCGAGCAGGCGGCGCGTCTGCAGCGCGACCGGCACGCCGGTCTCGATGAAGCGCACGTCCGCGCCGGTGTGCCGGCGCAGCACGTCGGCCGCGAAGGGATAGTGCGTGCAGCCCAGCACCAGCGTGTCGATCTCGCCCGGCGCGGTGCCGAAGCGGCCGGCCTGGGCGACGTAGCGCGCGCACAGCGCTGCGACCGGCCCGGGCTCGCCGGCCTCGATGGCGCTGGCCAGCCCGTCGCAGGCCACG harbors:
- the murI gene encoding glutamate racemase, with product MSPEGKRPIGVFDSGIGGLSVLAALRAELPREDFVYFADTGHAPYGERSEAYVVQRTRAVATGLIEQERIKALVVACNTATAAAIHVLRAELPGFPLVGVEPALKPAVAASRTGRIAVLATRGTVTSRKFALLRDAFAAQADFSVVACDGLASAIEAGEPGPVAALCARYVAQAGRFGTAPGEIDTLVLGCTHYPFAADVLRRHTGADVRFIETGVPVALQTRRLLAAAGTLAPVAGEDDGDAMDPGAGAGVGVGVGVGISAHAGTVRLTGTGDPATLRAAAARWLGGPIG